The sequence CCACTTCTGCCCTTGGGCGCATAGGCGCTGTCAGCAATATCATTACTGATGCTGATCAGCTGGCGTAAGGTGGCGCGCTCACGAATAATTTGCGCATAAGCTTTAATATTCGCGACCGAAGGAATGTTTCTGGCTAAATCACCAAGATAGGCTAGACCGCCAATTTGACTCAGCTGCCCTTCTTGCTCCAGCTGCTCAGACAGGGTGACCACATCAAAGGGTTCGTTACGTTCTGCTAAGCGTGCAATAGCGCGAAAAATCAAACGATGATCTTGCCGATAGAAATCGCCATCCGAAACCTGATCCAGCACCCGCTCCCAGGCATTATTATCCAGCATCAAGCCGCCCAGCACAGATTGCTCAGCTTCCACCGAGTGCGGCGGCAGCTTTAGGGCTGCTGTTTCTAAATCATATTGTTGGGGAACGTTTATTTCGTTCATGCAATACACCCGCTGTAAGCAAAGCTAAATATCGAGCAAGCTATTAAACAACAAAAGGCACGCATCTATACAGATAACGTGCCTTTTGTACCATCAGTTAACAAGCGTTAACCGATAGGGCGATTAGCCTGCAACTACAATCAATTTGACTGTAGCTTCGATGTCAGTGTGCAAATGCACAGTAACATCGTATTCGCCAGTTTGACGAATGGTGCCGTGCGGCAAGCGCACTTCACTTCTGTTCACTTCAACGCCTGAAGCAGTCAGTGCATCAGCAATATCGTGGGTACCGATAGAACCGAACAACTTGCCTTCTTCACCTGTGTTAGCAGTGATAGTCACTTCCAACTCAGACAATTGAGCAGCACGTGCTTCTGCTTCTGCACGCTTCTCGGCAGCAACTTTTTCAAGTTCTGCACGACGTGCTTCAAACGCTGCAATGTTTGCTGCAGTTGCAGCTGTTGCTTTGCGTTGTGGTAATAAAAAGTTACGTCCGTAGCCGGACTTAACAGTTACTTTGTCGCCCAAGTCGCCTAGATTTGCGACTTTCTCTAGCAG comes from Pseudomonas sp. C27(2019) and encodes:
- the rplI gene encoding 50S ribosomal protein L9 encodes the protein MEVILLEKVANLGDLGDKVTVKSGYGRNFLLPQRKATAATAANIAAFEARRAELEKVAAEKRAEAEARAAQLSELEVTITANTGEEGKLFGSIGTHDIADALTASGVEVNRSEVRLPHGTIRQTGEYDVTVHLHTDIEATVKLIVVAG